From a single Fusarium fujikuroi IMI 58289 draft genome, chromosome FFUJ_chr03 genomic region:
- a CDS encoding related to calcium-independent phospholipase A2 yields MASYSSRTIHSLTGGINATDQASADIVALHGLGGDWNRTWSSFGYCWLKHALIPKFPSCRILSLNYPDMLSILSAHPPDINGLIHDIIRDRRQGNRSKSPIIFLGHSFGGTILKQVYVATHPSNTDDADYKALHGHIRGYVFFGTIHKDRDMSRAKLEVPEFWRALSRGASGTLGGHSHELEKAMYTTFRVNHAFRRLGGENLLINCFYETKGPGGLSGRVLITQEESTLVARPVPTMPLDLDHQSLVCFKSPRDENLARVLDALDSFMIRAMDVETRLHRPIAPESRGLCLLSLDGGGVKGLFSIIIIDRLMQETRRLEGPGAENKKPCDYFDLIGGTSTGGLLAIMLGRLQMDTQLCIQAYKSLSKEVFSRKFKVPFLESFRKASNVALSWPWFDGDKLKEAVCRTVKENLLPSDSAMLRQSGCTVEDLTLITDMKSATYSFVCAVPKYEEKVKRIRSYEPLDQQANAPAERFKIWEAARATSAAPMYFPHIEAGGVSYFDGGLESNNPVIEVIEEAKQEFPDDKISTVISVGTGAYQASDASAGLAGFMNYMINMATSTEKHHRAVLEDPRFADIRKEGYFRLNGTLELGAIDLAAVERMDEIERLAEVYLSSNEGQQQIGMCAERLVERARHH; encoded by the exons ATGGCATCGTATAGTAGTCGGACGATCCATTCTCTTACAGGCGGGATCAACGCAACGGATCAAGCATCTGCAGA TATCGTAGCTCTTCATGGTCTAGGAGGCGATTGGAATCGTACATGGAGCTCCTTCGGATACTGCTGGCTCAAGCACGCCCTCATACCCAAGTTCCCATCATGCAGAATCCTCTCTCTCAACTACCCAGATATGCTCTCTATTTTGTCAGCACACCCTCCTGACATAAACGGTCTAATTCACGATATCATCAGAGACCGTCGTCAAGGGAACCGCTCAAAGTCACCGATTATCTTCCTCGGTCATAGCTTTGGTGGCACTATTCTCAAGCAGGTGTATGTTGCTACACACCCTTCCAACACAGACGATGCAGACTACAAGGCTCTTCATGGCCATATTCGTGGGTATGTGTTCTTTGGGACAATCCATAAAGACAGAGACATGAGTCGGGCTAAGCTTGAAGTTCCCGAGTTTTGGAGAGCTTTGAGCCGCGGGGCTTCAGGTACATTGGGCGGCCACTCTCATGAGTTGGAAAAGGCAATGTATACCACCTTTCGTGTGAATCATGCCTTTCGTCGTCTTGGTGGAGAGAACCTCCTCATCAATTGCTTCTACGAAACCAAGGGGCCCGGCGGACTGAGT GGACGTGTTCTTATTACTCAGGAAGAATCAACTCTGGTCGCCCGTCCTGTTCCTACCATGCCCTTGGATCTCGACCACCAGTCCCTCGTATGCTTTAAAAGTCCACGAGATGAGAACCTCGCTCGTGTACTCGACGCTCTTGATTCGTTCATGATTCGAGCCATGGACGTCGAAACTCGACTGCATAGGCCGATCGCGCCTGAATCTCGAGGTCTATGTCTTTTGTCACTTGATGGAGGCGGTGTCAAAGGATTGTttagcatcatcatcattgatcGGCTGATGCAGGAGACACGACGCCTTGAAGGCCCTGGTGCAGAAAACAAAAAGCCTTGCGACTATTTCGACCTCATTGGAGGTACAAGTACAGGAGGCTTACTAGCTATCATGCTCGGTCGGCTTCAGATGGACACTCAGCTCTGTATTCAAGCTTACAAGTCACTGTCCAAGGAAGTGTTTTCTAGGAAATTCAAGGTGCCCTTCCTAGAGAGCTTCCGCAAGGCCAGCAATGTTGCTCTAAGCTGGCCATGGTTTGATGGCGATAAACTCAAAGAAGCCGTTTGTCGTACCGTCAAAGAGAACCTTCTTCCCAGTGACTCGGCTATGCTGAGGCAAAGTGGCTGTACAGTGGAGGACCTGACTCTCATCACTGACATGAAGTCTGCCACGTACTCTTTTGTCTGTGCCGTGCCCAAGTACGAGGAAAAGGTGAAGCGAATACGATCATACGAACCCCTCGACCAACAAGCAAATGCTCCAGCTGAAAGGTTCAAGATCTGGGAAGCAGCACGAGCAACATCAGCAGCGCCAATGTATTTCCCACACATAGAAGCAGGCGGTGTTTCCTATTTCGATGGTGGGCTCGAGAGCAATAACCCCGTCATTGAAGTaatcgaagaagccaaacaGGAGTTCCCGGATGATAAGATCTCCACTGTGATTAGTGTTGGTACTGGTGCATACCAAGCCTCAGACGCAAGCGCAGGACTTGCAGGTTTCATGAACTACATGATTAACATGGCCACGAGCACAGAGAAGCATCATAGAGCTGTTCTTGAAGACCCGAGATTCGCAGATATCAGGAAGGAAGGGTACTTTCGACTCAACGGGACACTTGAACTCGGTGCCATTGACCTCGCCGCTGTGGAACGCATGGATGAGATTGAACGTCTGGCTGAGGTCTATCTGAGCTCCAATGAGGGTCAGCAACAAATTGGCATGTGTGCTGAACGTCTAGTTGAGAGGGCAAGACACCACTGA